In Raphanus sativus cultivar WK10039 chromosome 5, ASM80110v3, whole genome shotgun sequence, the following proteins share a genomic window:
- the LOC108857362 gene encoding PHD finger protein ING1, which yields MSFADEFESNLVSLAHVLQKKYALLRDLDKSLQENQRQNEQRCEKEIEDIRRGRTGNVTPNTHFSEEAIDEQKHSVRIADEKVALAMQAYDLVDMHVQQLDQYMKKSNEEMRREKENASASNLENSAEAGKAGEGRRGGRKKTRLATATSTAAVASASTGMTSTGMDLDLPVDPNEPTYCICNQVSYGEMIACDNNECKIEWFHFGCVGLKDQPKGKWYCPDCATVKKSRKGR from the exons ATGTCATTCGCCGACGAATTTGAATCTA ATCTCGTTTCGTTGGCCCATGTTTTGCAGAAGAAATATGCACTCCTCCGTGATTTGGATAAAAGTTTGCAAG AAAATCAAAGACAGAACGAACAACGGTGTGAAAAGGAGATAGAGGATATAAGAAGAGGAAGAACCGGAAATGTCACACCCAATACACACTTCTCAGAGGAAGCAATTGATGAACAGAAGCACAGCGTCAGGATTGCTGATGAGAAAGTCGCTTTGGCTATGCAAGCTTATGATCTG GTGGATATGCATGTTCAGCAACTTGACCAGTACATGAAAAAATCCAATGAGGAGATGCGCCgag AGAAAGAAAATGCCTCTGCTTCAAACCTCGAGAACAGCGCAGAAGCCGGTAAGGCAGGTGAAGGTAGAAGAGGAGGGCGAAAGAA GACAAGGCTAGCAACTGCAACGTCAACAGCAGCAGTAGCATCAGCATCAACTGGTATGACTTCAACTGGTATGGATTTGGATCTGCCTGTGGATCCAAACGAACCAACTTACTGCATCTGCAACCAAGTTAGCTACGGCGAGATGATTGCCTGCGATAACAATGAG TGTAAGATTGAGTGGTTCCATTTTGGTTGCGTGGGGCTGAAAGATCAACCCAAAGGGAAATGGTACTGCCCGGATTGTGCTACAGTCAAGAAGAGCAGGAAAGGCCGATGA
- the LOC108857363 gene encoding PHD finger protein ING1-like, producing the protein MARDLVGNHLNSFVVLCHPVDRKHTASDHFVSTHLWTRLATAASTAAVASASIGMTSTGMDLDLHVDPKEPTYCICNQVSYGEMIACDNNECTIEWFHFGCVGLKDQPKGKWYCPDCATVKKSRKGR; encoded by the exons ATGGCGAGGGACCTTGTCGGTAACCACCTGAATAGCTTCGTGGTGCTCTGTCATCCTGTCGATAGGAAGCACACCGCAAGTGATCATTTCGTATCCACACATTTATG GACAAGGCTAGCAACTGCAGCGTCAACAGCAGCTGTAGCATCAGCATCAATTGGTATGACTTCAACTGGTATGGATTTGGATCTGCATGTGGATCCAAAAGAACCAACTTACTGCATCTGCAACCAAGTTAGCTACGGCGAGATGATTGCCTGCGATAACAATGAG TGTACGATTGAGTGGTTCCATTTTGGTTGCGTGGGGCTGAAAGATCAACCCAAGGGAAAATGGTACTGTCCGGATTGTGCTACAGTCAAGAAGAGCAGGAAAGGCCGATGA
- the LOC130494847 gene encoding chaperonin CPN60, mitochondrial-like: MYHDINCIGGASEAEVGEKKDRVTDALNATKAAVEEGILPEGGVALLYAARELEKLPTANFDQKIGVQIIQNALKTPVHTIASNAGVEGAVIVGKLLEQDNTDLGYDAAKGEYVDMVKAGIIDPLKVIRTALVDAASVSSLLTTTEAVVVELPKDESEAAGAGAGMGGMGGMDY, translated from the exons atgtATCACGATATAAATTGC ATTGGAGGTGCAAGTGAAGCTGAGGTTGGTGAGAAGAAAGACAGAGTGACAGATGCTTTGAATGCCACTAAAGCAGCTGTTGAAGAGGGTATTTTGCCAG AAGGAGGTGTGGCTCTTCTATATGCAGCGAGGGAGTTGGAGAAACTTCCAACAGCCAACTTCGACCAGAAGATTGGTGTGCAGATCATTCAGAACGCTTTGAAG ACACCTGTGCACACAATTGCTTCAAATGCTGGAGTGGAAGGTGCTGTTATTGTTggcaaactcttggagcaagatAACACAGACCTTGGTTATGACGCTGCTAAAG GGGAATATGTGGATATGGTGAAAGCTGGTATCATAGATCCTCTGAAAGTGATCAGGACCGCTTTGGTTGACGCTGCGAG TGTGTCATCTCTGTTAACAACAACTGAAGCAGTAGTGGTGGAGCTTCCCAAAGACGAAAGCGAGGCAGCAGGAGCTGGAGCAGGCATGGGTGGTATGGGAGGCATGGATTATTAA
- the LOC108857182 gene encoding FHA domain-containing protein PS1, with amino-acid sequence MDVKEEKRMEKTIPVFTVLKNGEILLVRFVTNSRNEEEQILQVGRHPCCDIPLTHRSISSYHLEIRSLPSRQKLFITDLSSRHGTWVRDQKVEPDASVEVKEGDVIKIGCSKRQYRLNWVPVSLAYAKDHLLLDRMIEAHNQESQAVTVSVDDEHLDVTSQGSGSSSEDEDDTYSRDLSLPPPPRDSVARNNISSRGIPSSSANFSQGDNKMKWTIVLDTSSLLDKESRQPLHLLRGLKGTHLVIPRTVLRELNETKRTWSLFFRQRPEIASSALDWIQECTFDTKWWIQLQSLSDETKTTPQSNGPTSEDLVLECALLYRNRNISEKLVLLTNDVTLKIKAMAEDVICETPHEFYESLKNPLSERFMWPESLPRGRSWSPVHDSVVRERYTNPGKQKPTFNGESGAATTAKGLKLIIAP; translated from the exons ATGGACGTCAAGGAAGAGAAGCGGATGGAGAAGACTATCCCTGTGTTCACCGTACTGAAAAACGGAGAGATTCTCTTGGTCCGCTTCGTGACCAACAGTCGCAACGAGGAAGAACAGATTCTACAGGTCGGTCGACATCCATGCTGCGACATTCCGCTGACGCATCGTAGCATTAGCAGTTACCACTTGGAGATCCGATCTCTTCCCTCTCGGCAGAAACTATTCATCACCGATTTATCCTCTC GGCATGGGACGTGGGTTAGGGATCAGAAAGTTGAGCCAGATGCGTCTGTTGAGGTGAAGGAAGGTGATGTCATTAAAATCGGTTGTTCAAAAAGGCAATATAGACTGAACTGGGTTCCCGTTAGCCTTGCATATGCCAAGGACCATTTACTTTTGGATAGAATGATTGAAGCACACAATCAAGAG TCACAAGCGGTTACTGTGTCAGTTGATGATGAACATCTGGATGTGACTTCTCAAGGAAGTGGATCATCAAGTGAGGATGAGGATGATACGTATAGTAGGGACCTTTCATTGCCGCCTCCACCCAGAGATTCTGTAGCAAGAAACAACATATCATCTAGGGGAattccttcttcttctgct AACTTTTCTCAAGGAGATAACAAGATGAAATGGACCATTGTGTTGGACACTTCTTCTCTCCTCGACAAGGAGTCTAGACAGCCACTGCACTTGCTGCGAGGTCTCAAAGGGACACATCTGGTCATACCTCGAACAGTGTTAAGGGAACTAAATGAGACTAAGCGCACTTGGAGTCTTTTCTTTAGGCAAAGACCGGAGATTGCTTCCTCAGCTCTGGATTGGATCCAAGAGTGTACATTTGATACCAAATGGTGGATTCAGCTCCAAAGCCTTTCAGATGAAACCAAAACCACTCCTCAGTCCAATGGCCCTACATCAGAAGATCTAGTTCTCGAATGTGCACTTCTTTACCGAAACCGTAACATCTCTGAAAAACTCGTTCTTCTTACCAATGATGTAACTCTCAAGATCAAAGCTATGGCAGAG GATGTGATTTGCGAGACACCGCATGAGTTCTACGAGAGTCTGAAAAATCCCTTGTCTGAGAGGTTTATGTGGCCAGAGAGCTTGCCGAGAGGAAGGTCTTGGAGTCCTGTTCACGACAGCGTGGTGAGAGAAAGGTACACAAACCCAGGCAAGCAGAAGCCAACGTTCAATGGAGAGAGTGGTGCAGCAACAACAGCAAAAGGCCTGAAGCTCATTATTGCTCCATAA
- the LOC108858217 gene encoding LOW QUALITY PROTEIN: chaperonin CPN60, mitochondrial (The sequence of the model RefSeq protein was modified relative to this genomic sequence to represent the inferred CDS: deleted 3 bases in 2 codons; substituted 1 base at 1 genomic stop codon): MGNSLVREICLAKEIKFGVEARALMLKGVEELADAVRVTMGPKQSWGAAPKVTKDGVTVAKSIEFKDKVKNVGATLVKQVANATNDVAGDGTTCATVLTRAIFTEGCKSVAAGMNAMDLRRGISMAVDAVVTNLKSRARMISTSEEIAQVGTISANGEREIGELIAKAMERVGKEGVITIQDGKTLINEFEVVEGMKLDRGYTSPYFITNQKTQKCELEEPLILIHEKKISSINSIVXVLELAMKRQRPLLIVSEDVESEALATLILNKLRAGIKVCAIKAPGFGENRKANLQDLAALTGGEVITDELGMNLEKVDLGMLGTCKRVTVSKDDTVILDGAGDKTAIEERCEQIRSAIELSTSDYDKEKLQERLAKLSGGVAVLKIGGASEAEVGEKKDRVTDALNATKAAVEEGILPGGGVALLYAARELEKLPTANFDQKIGVQIIQNALKTPVHTIASNAGVEGAVIVGKLLEQDNTDLGYDAAKGEYVDMVKAGIIDPLKVIRTALVDAASVSSLLTTTEAVVVELPKDESEAAGMGGMDY, encoded by the exons ATGG GTAACTCTCTGGTACGAGAGATTTGTCTTGCGAAAGAGATCAAGTTTGGTGTTGAAGCTCGTGCTTTGATGCTTAAGGGTGTTGAAGAGCTTGCCGATGCTGTTAGGGTCACTATGGGTCCCAAG CAAAGTTGGGGAGCT GCTCCTAAAGTGACTAAAGATGGTGTCACCGTTGCTAAAAGCATTGAGTTCAAGGATAAAGTCAAGAACGTTGGTGCCACTCTTGTCAAGCAAGTTGCTAATGCTACTAATGAC GTTGCTGGTGATG GTACTACTTGTGCTACTGTACTCACCAGGGCTATATTCACGGAAGGTTGCAAGTCAGTTGCCGCAGGGATGAACGCTATGGACCTAAGGCGAGGTATTTCCATGGCGGTTGATGCTGTGGTGACAAACCTTAAAAGCAGGGCTAGGATGATCAGCACATCTGAAGAGATTGCTCAGGTTGGGACCATTTCTGCAAACGGAGAGAGGGAGATTGGTGAACTGATCGCTAAGGCTATGGAGAGGGTTGGCAAAGAAGGTGTAATCACAATCCAA GACGGAAAGACATTGATTAACGAGTTTGAAGTTGTAGAAGGGATGAAGCTGGACAGAGGTTATACATCCCCTTATTTTATCACCAATCAGAAAACCCAAAAATGT GAACTGGAAGAGCCTCTAATTCTTATCCATGAGAAGAAGATCTCCTCCATCAACTCCATAGTTTAAGTGTTAGAGTTGGCTATGAAG AGACAAAGACCGCTATTGATTGTGTCTGAGGATGTAGAAAGTGAAGCTCTTGCAACTCTTATCCTTAACAAGCTACGTGCTGGAATTAAG GTTTGTGCCATTAAGGCCCCTGGCTTTGGAGAAAATAGAAAGGCCAATTTGCAAGACCTTGCTGCCCTTACTGGTGGAGAG GTAATCACGGATGAGCTGGGCATGAATCTGGAGAAGGTGGACTTGGGCATGCTAGGGACCTGCAAAAGA GTTACTGTCTCCAAGGACGACACTGTTATTCTTGATGGAGCCGGTGACAAGACAGCCATTGAGGAAAGATGTGAGCAG ATAAGGTCAGCAATTGAACTGAGCACTTCAGATTATGACAAGGAGAAACTGCAAGAAAGGTTGGCTAAGCTCTCTGGAGGAGTTGCAGTATTGAAG ATTGGGGGTGCAAGTGAAGCTGAAGTAGGTGAGAAGAAAGACAGAGTGACAGATGCTTTGAATGCCACTAAAGCAGCTGTTGAAGAGGGTATTTTGCCAG GAGGTGGTGTGGCTCTTCTATATGCAGCGAGGGAGTTGGAGAAACTTCCAACAGCCAACTTCGACCAGAAGATTGGTGTGCAGATCATTCAGAACGCTTTGAag ACCCCTGTGCACACGATTGCTTCAAATGCTGGAGTGGAAGGTGCTGTTATTGTTggcaaactcttggagcaagatAACACAGACCTTGGTTATGATGCTGCTAAAG GTGAATATGTGGATATGGTGAAAGCTGGTATCATAGATCCTCTGAAAGTGATCAGGACCGCTTTGGTTGACGCTGCGAG TGTGTCGTCTCTGTTGACAACAACTGAAGCAGTAGTGGTGGAGCTTCCCAAAGACGAAAGCGAGGCAGCAGGCATGGGTGGAATGGATTATTAA